A stretch of the Polynucleobacter tropicus genome encodes the following:
- a CDS encoding rhodanese homology domain-containing protein has product MGISTKNYSFVRNKLLNKEEIAFLDVREEDPHARQHPLFAANLPLSRIEVDAFAKLPKKNVPIVTLDDGEGYAELAAKRLIDLGFTDVSVFEGGIQGWKDAGGEIFIDVNVPSKSFGELVESKRHTPSLSAQEVKQLIDNKEDVVIVDVRRFDEYNTMSIPTGISVPGAELVLRLPELAPNPKTKVIVNCAGRTRSIIGTQSLINAGIPNEVNALRNGTIGWTLAGQELDKGQSRKFKEVSESTTNEAATRARSVADRAGVKRTNLDHVRDWMKQSERTTYFFDTRTPEEYERCHLPGFRSVPGGQLVQETEMVAPVRGARIVLVDPSGGGVRANMPASWLAQMAWEVYVLDGIKASDLTEQGTWKPPLPQLPQVANVDASTLSSWLKSDSNTIVVDFSTHANYVKGHIPGSWYALRSLLQDAMSKLPKVDRYVLTSSPSELSIFAAQEFQALTDAEVLILDGGNAAWVNAGLKLEKGPSHLASPPLDRYKRPYEGTSVDPAAMQAYLDWEFGLVEQLGKDGTHHFWVL; this is encoded by the coding sequence ATGGGCATTTCAACAAAAAACTATTCCTTTGTTCGCAACAAACTTTTAAATAAAGAAGAAATTGCATTTTTAGATGTTAGGGAAGAGGATCCTCATGCGCGTCAACACCCTCTATTTGCAGCCAATCTACCCCTCTCCCGCATTGAAGTGGACGCTTTTGCAAAACTTCCCAAGAAAAATGTACCTATCGTCACGCTTGATGATGGCGAAGGCTATGCAGAATTAGCAGCAAAACGATTAATCGATCTAGGCTTTACTGATGTTTCAGTTTTTGAGGGTGGCATTCAAGGCTGGAAGGACGCTGGCGGAGAGATATTTATAGATGTCAATGTGCCAAGCAAATCCTTTGGCGAGCTTGTGGAATCAAAGCGCCATACCCCCTCACTATCCGCTCAAGAAGTGAAACAACTAATAGATAATAAAGAAGATGTCGTTATCGTTGATGTCCGCCGATTTGATGAATACAACACTATGAGTATTCCGACTGGCATCAGCGTTCCTGGCGCTGAGCTAGTTTTGCGTTTACCTGAATTAGCACCCAACCCCAAGACAAAAGTAATCGTCAACTGCGCTGGTAGAACTCGCAGCATCATTGGCACCCAATCATTGATTAATGCTGGCATACCAAATGAAGTCAATGCCTTGCGTAACGGCACAATTGGTTGGACTCTGGCAGGGCAAGAGCTAGACAAAGGTCAAAGTCGTAAGTTCAAGGAAGTGAGCGAGAGCACTACTAACGAGGCGGCTACACGTGCTCGCAGCGTGGCTGATCGTGCTGGCGTAAAGCGTACAAATCTCGATCATGTTCGTGACTGGATGAAGCAATCGGAGAGAACAACTTACTTTTTTGATACCCGCACTCCTGAAGAATATGAGCGCTGTCATCTTCCTGGCTTTCGCTCTGTACCTGGTGGCCAGCTCGTTCAAGAAACTGAAATGGTTGCGCCCGTTAGAGGTGCGCGCATTGTTCTCGTAGACCCCAGCGGTGGCGGTGTTCGCGCAAATATGCCCGCTTCTTGGTTAGCGCAAATGGCCTGGGAGGTGTATGTATTAGATGGCATCAAAGCATCCGACCTAACTGAGCAAGGCACATGGAAACCCCCTCTACCTCAACTACCTCAAGTAGCAAATGTTGATGCGAGCACTCTTTCCAGTTGGCTTAAATCTGACAGCAATACGATTGTGGTGGATTTCAGTACACACGCAAACTACGTGAAGGGACATATTCCAGGTAGCTGGTATGCGCTGCGATCATTACTTCAGGATGCCATGAGCAAATTACCCAAAGTAGACCGCTATGTTTTGACTAGCTCTCCAAGTGAACTGAGTATTTTTGCGGCACAAGAGTTTCAAGCGCTCACCGATGCGGAAGTGTTAATACTTGATGGTGGTAACGCTGCTTGGGTTAATGCGGGTCTAAAGCTCGAAAAAGGTCCAAGTCATCTTGCCTCACCACCCCTTGATCGCTACAAGCGCCCATATGAAGGAACTAGCGTAGATCCAGCTGCTATGCAGGCTTACTTAGATTGGGAGTTTGGTTTGGTGGAGCAATTGGGCAAGGACGGAACCCATCACTTCTGGGTTCTCTAG